One genomic region from Cydia amplana chromosome Z, ilCydAmpl1.1, whole genome shotgun sequence encodes:
- the LOC134660660 gene encoding RNA guanine-N7 methyltransferase activating subunit produces the protein MATSDCLSDQDKQFLASCEEELKDRYTENDEAFMKVFKSEPSPPPIIESWWVPNNGRRRNDRRFNRRSHPYSRDGRDHGRGRHDHPRSYDDKSYGHHSNRPRHH, from the coding sequence ATGGCTACCTCGGACTGTTTATCTGATCAAGACAAACAATTTTTGGCCAGTTGCGAGGAAGAACTAAAAGATAGATATACAGAAAATGATGAAGCATTTATGAAGGTCTTTAAATCGGAGCCGAGTCCACCGCCTATAATAGAATCATGGTGGGTGCCGAACAACGGCAGGCGGCGGAACGACCGGCGCTTCAACCGCCGCAGCCATCCGTACTCGCGCGACGGGCGCGACCACGGCCGCGGCCGCCACGACCACCCCCGCTCCTACGACGACAAGAGCTACGGCCACCACAGCAATCGCCCTCGCCATCACTAG
- the LOC134660661 gene encoding protein cereblon-like: MNPTYVLIFMCTLIVEIGTIILNKPNPRMSLEAGGKNSTGSQNSENILCRGCGSQTSSANFIISKLSPSSHYAFNDTLFNREMVLVQVVSHDIIFQFPVIRENDKSVVITTTQSTCQGFGEWQVDNSWFPGYRWKLCICPDCGQLVGWIFESISRGSLKSPDEVFCLVLTSVIGESCNYNLDHKGFVGTCVVFFRMGG, from the exons ATGAACCCAACTTATGTTTTGATATTCATGTGTACATTGATTGTAGAAATAGGTACAATCATTTTGAATAAGCCTAACCCTCGAATGTCCCTGGAAGCCGGTGGTAAAAACTCTACAG GTTCGCAAAACTCAGAAAATATTTTGTGCAGAGGCTGTGGAAGTCAAACGTCTTCGGCTAATTTCATAATATCCAAATTAAGCCCGTCCTCTCACTATGCGTTCAATGACACATTGTTCAATAGAGAAATGGTTCTTGTACAAGTAGTATCACATGATATCATTTTTCAATTCCCTGTGAta cgcgagaatgacaagtctgtggtgaTAACTACCACTCAATCTACATGCCAAGGTTTTGGGGAG TGGCAGGTTGATAATTCATGGTTCCCTGGATATCGCTGGAAGCTCTGCATTTGCCCTGACTGTGGACAACTTGTAGGCTGGATATTTGAGTCTATTAGTCGTGGGAGTCTTAAATCACCAGATGAAGTTTTCTGTTTAGTTCTGACATCAGTGATTGGAGAATCTTGTAACTATAATTTGGATCACAAGGGTTTTGTGGGAACTTGTGTTGTTTTTTTCAGAATGGGAGGATAA
- the LOC134661392 gene encoding prenylated Rab acceptor protein 1 isoform X2, whose product MSENVNIDLSGEMNAPTEKKGFHKLMQHIRSGGGQALLMGFLATRRPWTQFVATENFKVPASLPRLSRRIYRNVEYFQANYFMVFLGLFLYCLITSPFLLIAMVASFFGYRKLTAGPNTWKIGSYELTKTQQYAVAAAGSTAICWFAGVGAVVFWVLGATVTIVALHAGLFDAESLPPPEPEQFPMIEQV is encoded by the exons ATGTCCGAGAATGTGAATATCGACCTATCCGGGGAAATGAACGCACCGACTGAAAAGAAAGGATTTCATAA GCTGATGCAACACATCCGTAGTGGCGGTGGCCAAGCACTGTTGATGGGTTTCTTGGCTACGAGAAGACCCTGGACACAGTTTGTTGCAACAGAAAACTTTAAG GTTCCGGCATCGCTGCCTAGGCTGTCTCGCCGTATTTACCGGAATGTGGAATATTTCCAAGCCAATTACTTCATGGTCTTCCTAGGGCTGTTTTTGTATTGTCT TATTACGTCTCCTTTTCTACTTATAGCAATGGTTGCTAGCTTCTTTGGCTACAGAAAACTTACTGCTGGCCCGAATACATGGAAG ATCGGAAGCTATGAGCTGACGAAAACGCAGCAATACGCAGTCGCCGCCGCAGGGTCGACGGCTATCTGCTGGTTCGCCGGCGTCGGGGCTGTGGTCTTCTGGGTTTTAG GTGCAACAGTGACGATTGTGGCGCTGCACGCCGGCCTGTTCGACGCGGAGTCCCTCCCGCCTCCGGAGCCCGAGCAGTTCCCCATGATCGAGCAAGTGTGA
- the LOC134661392 gene encoding prenylated Rab acceptor protein 1 isoform X1, which translates to MSENVNIDLSGEMNAPTEKKGFHKYVNDMELLMQHIRSGGGQALLMGFLATRRPWTQFVATENFKVPASLPRLSRRIYRNVEYFQANYFMVFLGLFLYCLITSPFLLIAMVASFFGYRKLTAGPNTWKIGSYELTKTQQYAVAAAGSTAICWFAGVGAVVFWVLGATVTIVALHAGLFDAESLPPPEPEQFPMIEQV; encoded by the exons ATGTCCGAGAATGTGAATATCGACCTATCCGGGGAAATGAACGCACCGACTGAAAAGAAAGGATTTCATAAGTATGTGAATGACATGGAACT GCTGATGCAACACATCCGTAGTGGCGGTGGCCAAGCACTGTTGATGGGTTTCTTGGCTACGAGAAGACCCTGGACACAGTTTGTTGCAACAGAAAACTTTAAG GTTCCGGCATCGCTGCCTAGGCTGTCTCGCCGTATTTACCGGAATGTGGAATATTTCCAAGCCAATTACTTCATGGTCTTCCTAGGGCTGTTTTTGTATTGTCT TATTACGTCTCCTTTTCTACTTATAGCAATGGTTGCTAGCTTCTTTGGCTACAGAAAACTTACTGCTGGCCCGAATACATGGAAG ATCGGAAGCTATGAGCTGACGAAAACGCAGCAATACGCAGTCGCCGCCGCAGGGTCGACGGCTATCTGCTGGTTCGCCGGCGTCGGGGCTGTGGTCTTCTGGGTTTTAG GTGCAACAGTGACGATTGTGGCGCTGCACGCCGGCCTGTTCGACGCGGAGTCCCTCCCGCCTCCGGAGCCCGAGCAGTTCCCCATGATCGAGCAAGTGTGA
- the LOC134661388 gene encoding transcription factor E2F7-like, producing the protein MYEDDNITSTPKRCVLTEVTNSTNVSPTANLKLLTNVALLYPTPPPSTIHRKEKSLQILCDRFLTLFPLYGHGTMEIQLDSTAARLGVEKRRMYDIINILEAMQCAVHKRKNTYLWHGGSRLNSFLKVLKKQGENLRLSAALRGRAPKPPAPKHKTLGVLAQRFLMLFLVEPPNALINLEMAVRVLIDSSNKTKTSLSPEMLDRQHKSKVRRLYDIANVFISIGLIEKVSGNSILKKPVFKYVGPFKMKKADKMVISTPSPLTPVALPGSEHRITPCHVFSGRSKRKLEFSSTLNSNRETPLGVTTPPHTPSHKWDEILLVADMELTRINNGIIL; encoded by the exons ATGTATGAAGATGATAACATAACTTCCACCCCCAAGCGCTGTGTGCTAACTGAAGTCACTAACTCTACCAATGTCTCTCCCACGGCGAACTTGAAGTTGTTGACGAACGTTGCGCTGCTCTACCCGACTCCGCCGCCGAGCACCATTCACCGCAAAGAAAAGTCACTTCAGATACTATGCGACAG ATTCCTTACCCTGTTCCCTCTGTATGGGCACGGCACGATGGAGATCCAGCTGGACAGCACAGCGGCGCGACTGGGCGTCGAGAAACGGCGCATGTACGACATCATCAACATCCTCGAGGCCATGCAGTGTGCAGTCCACAAGCGGAAGAACACTTACCTGTGGCATGGAGGGTCAAGACTGAAttcctttttgaaggtgcttaAAAAACAAGGGGAGAACCTGAGACTGTCTGCGGCTCTACGCGGGAGAGCCCCAAAGCCACCCGCTCCCAAACACAAAACCCTGGGAGTATTGGCTCAGAGATTTTTGATGCTTTTCCTAGTAGAACCACCT aatGCGCTTATAAATCTGGAGATGGCTGTGAGAGTACTGATCGACTCATCTAACAAAACCAAAACCTCCCTTTCACCGGAAATGCTAGACCGTCAGCACAAATCAAAAGTAAGAAGGCTGTATGACATCGCCAATGTCTTTATTTCAATTGGTCTCATTGAAAAAGTGTCAGGAAACTCAATTTTAAAGAAACCTGTATTCAAATATGTTGGGCCCTTCAAAATGAAGAAGGCAGATAAGATGGTGATAAGTACTCCCTCTCCGCTCACGCCCGTCGCGCTCCCGGGCAGCGAGCACCGCATCACGCCTTGCCACGTGTTCTCCGGCAGATCTAAACGGAAGCTAGAGTTCTCCAGCACGCTCAATAGTAATAGAGAAACTCCACTGGGCGTCACTACCCCACCTCACACTCCTTCCCATAAGTGGGACGAAATTTTATTGGTTGCCGATATGGAGCTCACTAGAATAAACAATGGAATAATTTTGTAA